TCTCGGAGGAAGAGACGGGGACCATGCTACTCCTGCAGCTCAACACGCGGGCAAGTATGGTCTTCGCCGGTAAGCTTCTCTACACGCTCGTTCTGGTGCTTGGTCTCAACACCGTGGCCGTCCTCGTCTTTCTCCTCATTCTCGGGATTCCCGTTCGATCGCCCGGTCTACTGGCGGCGACCCTTGCCCTCGGCGCGCTGGGACTTTCCGGAGCCACCACGCTGCTTGCAGCGCTCATCGCCCGGGCTGCGCGAAGCGGACCTCTGCTTCCCGTTCTGCTCTTACCCTTGTTGGTCCCGCTTCTCCTCTCGGCCGTGACAGCCACAAGGAAGGCCATTCTCGGCGTCGAGTGGGCCGCTGCCGAAAGCGAACTGATGACCCTGATCGGATTCGCCGGGGCAACCATCTCTGCTGCCACCCTCCTCTTCGATTACGTCTGGACGGACTGAAAGAAGTTCAGAGTTCAAGGTTCAGAGTTCAAGGTTGGGAAGGACGTTGTCGTCTTCAATTGACGAAGTTGGCCTGCTCTTTCGTCGTGCCTGTAACCAAATTCTTATCGGATTTCGGTATCTCACACATCATTGTTTGCGCCGCGGAGGCGGAAGACTCTACTGTATGGTGACAGCCTTCGCAGAAAAGACAGCAACCGTTACACAGAGGCTAACCATACTCCAGTACGTAGCAGTTCGGTGTAAATCAGGATGGCTCGAAGCTAAAACAATTGCCGATACGACTCACGTACCCGGGAAGCACCCATTGAACTCTGAACGCTGAACCCTGAACTCTGAACCTTCCCTACCTGAACCCTGAACTGTATTATTTTTTCAAGCCGGGTGCGGACACTTTGAGTTGCCTTGACGTTGCCAATACATCAAGCATCTTTCTCCGGCCCGCCGGATCGATATGGCGACATCTTCTCCCGCTTCCCCATCTCCCGTCGCTGACGTTGGATCGCGTATGTACACGGCGGTTCGCGTGTTTGTGACGCTAACGCTTACGTACGTCATCGTGGCCGGTCTGCTCGGCACAATCCCGCAGATGTCGATCCTGGAAGAGACAGCGCGGAACCTTTATTTCCACGTCCCGATGTGGTTTTCGCTGATGGGACTGACGGTTGTCTCCGCCTACCACTCGTTCCGCTTTCTTCAGACGAGAGATCTGCTCCGGGACGTACGCGCACGTGAAGCGGCTCGCGTTGCGATGCTTTTCGGCCTGATCGGTATCGTGACGGGTATGATGTGGGCGCGATTCACGTGGTACGAGGGCACGAACAAATGGTGGAACTTCGACCCGAAGCAGTCGATGGCCGCGATCCTACTTCTCATCTATGGCGCGTATTTTGTTCTGCGCTCAGGCATCGATATTGTGGAGAAGCGAGGTCGCATCGCAGCCGTCTATAATCTGTTCGCCGTGGTGACGATGCCCTTCCTACTGTACGTGCTTCCGAGACAGATGGACAGTCTTCATCCCGGTGCAGAGGGAAGCCCGGCGTTTAGCCAGACAGACCTCGCCCCGGCGATGCGCTGGATCTTCTACCCGGCCGTCCTCGGTTTCTTTGGCCTGGCCTGGTGGATCTACACACAGCGCGTTCGGGTCGCATGGCTTGAGGAAGACGCCCGTGATGAACCCGAACTGTAAGATCACCCCGCCCGTCTTTCTGCGCGCGACATCCCCTGTTCGATGACGATCACCCCCCTTCCGGCCTCCGCCGTCCCTCATACGCTTCCGTATGTGAGACTCGATGCTGCGTCGAACGCTCGTCTACAGATATCTGCAGAACAGGACAGCGCGACGACAGCACGGAGCGCACAAGCGACCACGCAGGACTCCTCCGCGTACGACTCCGTCTGGACCGCCGAGACGGAGATCCCCACGAAACAGCCCCAAGGATTCGAGCAGACGATGATCGCTGACGGCAAAATCCTCGTTGTCCTCGCCGTGGTATTGATCATCTGGTTCGCGATTCTCGGCTTTCTTTTCCGAACGGACCGACGGATTACCTCACTGGAACGCGAGATCGAACAGGACCGTTAAGTTTTTGCTGTCTGACCCGGCGGCTTTTCATTCCGCATCACCCCATTTCTACCATGAAGATCAAAACCATCCTCGGCGTCGTCGCCATCATCGCATTCGGCGGAATGCTGTTCGCCAACTTCGGTTCTCAGGTCGGCGGGTATCAGAACTTCGCCAAGGCCGAAGCGACCGGGACGCGTGCGCACGTCGTGGGTACGTGGGCTGAAGATATGCCGACGCGCTACGACCGGCAGCAGAACGTGTTTATCTTCCACATGCGCGACAAAGAGGGAACGA
The nucleotide sequence above comes from Longibacter salinarum. Encoded proteins:
- a CDS encoding heme exporter protein CcmB translates to MNWIRGAWAVFRKDLRTELRSRYAVNVLLMFVLSALLLVLFAIGQETVSERVQSALLWIVILFSASIGLGRSFVSEEETGTMLLLQLNTRASMVFAGKLLYTLVLVLGLNTVAVLVFLLILGIPVRSPGLLAATLALGALGLSGATTLLAALIARAARSGPLLPVLLLPLLVPLLLSAVTATRKAILGVEWAAAESELMTLIGFAGATISAATLLFDYVWTD
- the ccsA gene encoding cytochrome c biogenesis protein CcsA, yielding MATSSPASPSPVADVGSRMYTAVRVFVTLTLTYVIVAGLLGTIPQMSILEETARNLYFHVPMWFSLMGLTVVSAYHSFRFLQTRDLLRDVRAREAARVAMLFGLIGIVTGMMWARFTWYEGTNKWWNFDPKQSMAAILLLIYGAYFVLRSGIDIVEKRGRIAAVYNLFAVVTMPFLLYVLPRQMDSLHPGAEGSPAFSQTDLAPAMRWIFYPAVLGFFGLAWWIYTQRVRVAWLEEDARDEPEL
- a CDS encoding CcmD family protein; amino-acid sequence: MTITPLPASAVPHTLPYVRLDAASNARLQISAEQDSATTARSAQATTQDSSAYDSVWTAETEIPTKQPQGFEQTMIADGKILVVLAVVLIIWFAILGFLFRTDRRITSLEREIEQDR
- a CDS encoding cytochrome c maturation protein CcmE is translated as MKIKTILGVVAIIAFGGMLFANFGSQVGGYQNFAKAEATGTRAHVVGTWAEDMPTRYDRQQNVFIFHMRDKEGTIQRVRYANPKPANFEEAEQLVVEGYAGDDAFVAESILVKCPSKYNDARGLKGKEASNAPSSTSAQ